The Halomonas sp. HAL1 genome segment CCACTTGAACGGTAAGGCCATCGCCCAAGCGGTAAGTGGTGCCGGTACGCTCACCTTTCAGGCGGTGCTTCTCAGCTTCATAGTGATAGTAATCCGAAGGCAGCGACGTCACATGCACCAAGCCTTCCACAAAGAATTCATCCAGACGAACAAAGAGACCGAACTGAGTGACCGAAGCGATAGTACCTTCGAACATTTCGCCCAGCTTGTCGGACATGAACTCGCACTTCAGCCAGCTCTCGACATCACGGGTGGCTTCGTCGGCGCGACGCTCCGTCATCGAGCAGTGTTCACCCAGCTCGAGCATCTGCTCGAAGGTATATGGGCACCACTTGCTCGGCGGCTCAACCGGAGATCCCTCAACGCGCAGCACCGTATTGGTCTGGCGCGGACCGCGAATCACCGAACGAATAGCGCGGTGAACCAGCAGATCAGGATAGCGGCGGATCGGCGAGGTAAAGTGGGCGTAGGCCTGGTAGGCCAAGCCGAAGTGACCTTCGTTTTGCGGAGAATAGACCGCCTGATTCATCGAGCGCAGCATGACCGTCTGGATGATATCGAAGTCAGGGCGGTCGGCAATCGTCTCGCGTAGCGCCTGATAGTCCTGCGGAGTTGGCATATCACCGCCGCCGACCGCAAGGCCTAACTCGTTCAAGAACAGGCGGAGCTTATCAAGCCGCTCAGGTGTCGGCCGCTCGTGAATACGGTAAAGCGCCGGCAGGTCATGTTTGTCCAGAAAGCGTGCGGTCGCCACATTGGCTGCCAACATACACTCTTCAATCAACTTGTGCGCGTTGTTACGGCTACGCGGAACTATTTTCTCGATTTTACGCTCATCATTAAAGATGATCGCCGTTTCAGTGGTATCAAAATCGATCGCACCACGCTCAGCGCGCGCTTCACGCAACAAGTAATAAAGCTCTTCCAGATTTTTTAGAGGCTTCACTAACTCGCTGTGCTCAGCCCTTAGCGCCTCGCCCTCTTCGCTCTGCTCATCAAGAATCGCCGCCACCTTGTTATAGGTAAGGCGAGCGTGAGAGTTCATGACGGCTTCGTAGAAGCGGTAGCGGCTAATCGCACCGGTTTGCGAAATATTCATCTCGCACACCAGCACCAAGCGATCCACATGGGGATTCAGCGAACAGAGCCCGTTAGACAGCAGTTCCGGCAGCATGGGAACGACTTGGCCAGGGAAGTAGACCGAGTTACCCCGAGTGCGGCCTTCATCATCTAACGGCGTGCCAGGACGCACATAGTGGGAAACATCCGCGATAGCGACGAGCAGTTTCCAACTACCGGATTTGGTCTTCCAGGCACACACCGCATCATCGAAGTCTTTGGCAGACTCATCGTCGATGGTAACCAGCGGCACGTCACGCAGGTCAACGCGGTGCTGCTTATCCTCTTCCAACACTTCAGCTGAAATGCCGGCGATCTGATCGAGCACTTCAGGCGGAAACTCTGCAGGAATATCGTAACTGCGAATCGCAATATCAATTTCCATACCGGGGTCCATACGCTCACCCAGCACTTCGATTACCTCGCCTACCGGCTGTACACGGGTGGCTGGCTGCTGAACGATCTTGGCCGAGATCACCTGGCCATCTTTAGCGCCACCACAGGCGCTATGAGGAATAATCACTTCCTGAGTAATACGCGGGTTTTCCGGTATTAGAATGCCAAACTCAGGGGTATTACTACGGTAAACACCGACGATAGTCTGGGTGTTACGCGCAATCACATCGGCAATGGTCGCTTCATCACGACCACGACGATCACGCCCGCTAACGCGTACCAACACATGGTCGCCGTGAAAAACGCGCCGCATTTGACGAGGCGGTAGCACCAAATCAGGCTTTTTACCATCATCACGCAGCAGGAAACCAAAACCATCACGATGGCCAAGCACTTTGCCTTTGACCAGATCGAGCTTGTCGATCAACGCATAGGCACCTCGGCGGTCGCGCAGCACTTGACCATCGCGCTCCATCGCCGCCAAACGGCGACGGACAGCTTCGATCAGCTCTTCGTCTTCCAGACCCAGCAGGCGGCTCATATTTTCATGGGTAATCGGCTTGCCATACGTTTCTAAGGCAGCAAGCAAATACTCCCGGCTCGGCGCTGGGTTACCATATTTATGCGCCTCGCGCTCGGCGTGCGGATCATCACTTAACGTCCAATACTTCATACGAGCAACATCCTTAATGGCGTCATTTGCGAGAGGCATAAAAAAAGCGCATACGCAGTGCGTTGCGGGCGGGATATTTCAGTGTTTGAAAAGCTGAAATGAATAGGATTTTGTTTAGTCATAGGCGCAGTATAGCGCTGCACGTTCAATCACCCAACCGTCTTAGACGTTGTTTATACAATTTGCTTTATAAAAAGCCCATGCGGGGTCTTGCATTTAACCATCACCCCGGTATTATACGCGCCACTTGCCCAGATGGCGGAATTGGTAGACGCGCTAGCTTCAGGTGCTAGTGTCCGTATGGACGTGGAGGTTCAAGTCCTCTTCTGGGCACCAAACTGCTTTTATACTATCTCTTTATATAAGCAGTACGGTGCAGGCAGTTAAGGTTTGTGTTCGCCCAGGTGGCGGAATTGGTAGACGCGCTAGCTTCAGGTGCTAGTGTCTGTATGGACGTGGAGGTTCAAGTCCTCTCCTGGGCACCATACGAACACAAACGGCAAGTGGTTCAAGTCAGAGTTTATCGACTACGCTTCAAATGATGCGCCCAGGTGGCGGAATTGGTAGACGCGCTAGCTTCAGGTGCTAGTGTCCGTATGGACGTGGAGGTTCAAGTCCTCTCCTGGGCACCATGACTTACATGGGCCAGTCCGCATCATTATTAGCATCCCTCTTTTTATCTTTTCCGTTTTACTCGCTTTTCTTAAAGTACCGTACCTTATCTCAAAGTACTGTACCTTCTCAAAGCACCTCCTCTTTACTGAAATCGCCCTGGGCGTCGCGCCACTTCTTCAAGTGCCCAACCCTGTACTCGCAACTCCCCTTCCAGCACAGACTCTACTTCCGTCGTTAACTCTGGGAAGAAGTTAAGTCCCGTGCGCGTTTCTATATCATCAATCGTTACCAAGTAATCATCCAGCGGCTCATTTCCGCGGACATCCTGAGGCATGATAAACGCAAGCGCTAACGGTGCTTCGTTGTGCGGGGCGACGATGATCTTATAAAACGCTTCGGGCACTTCGACCAGCCCTACTCGATTAAACACGTTATCCATAAAGCGTTCAGGAAATACCGGCCCAGTAATCACCTGCAAACGATCAAAGCGCGGCGCAAAGTGATCCATAACGACTTCTTCTAAACGCTGCCACAGCTGCCGATTGAGTTGGGGTCGCTGCGGGGTCATATTACTCATCAAGAAGGTATCGACTTGAGCGCTGCGACCGTGCACCGCGGCGATCGCATAATTGGGCGCCAGATGGCCTCGGTCGTAACCACTGCCTGCGTAGCTATCCGTGCCTACCGGCCACAGTGTGCGCCAATCAGCTTGAAAATTTGGCCGGGAACCAATGCTTGAATCGTCTACCGCTTCAACCTGATAGCTTACCCAGAGCGGATTAACCCGCACATCAGACCAGCCAACTAAATAGCCGTCGTTGCGCAATACACGGTGAATCGTAGTAGGGCGAAACTCCTCCCAGGTAGGCACCCCCATCCACGTATAAGCATCTTTATGCTGGCGCTCTTGAAATTCCCACAGCCCCGTACCAACAGCAACAAACAGCACGGCAATACCCAAGCGTCGCCCCTGCCGACGCCAGCTCGAAAGCGATGTTCCCAACACTCTTACTCCCTGGTTAGCGCTGACGAGCGCCTATCGTTTTATCTCGCTTAAAGCTACTACCATCGTGGCGATAAACGCGGCCCCAATTACCAGCCTAGTGAAAACATCGTTTCAAGATCGTGGCGGGAGTGCACCTGCATGGCATTCAGGGTTTCTGTATCGCTGATACCTTCTACGGCATTTAAGCGCTCCGTTACCAGCTCAGCCAAGCTTTCAAAATCGCGAGTACGGGCAATCGCCACCAAGTCGTAGCGGCCACAGGTAGAATAAACTTCACTAATGCCTTCTACATCAGCTAAGCGCTCGGCCACGGCTTTCACTTGGCCTTTATCGGTATTGATTAAAATGACTGCGTTTTGCATGGCGTGCCCCTCAAGAGAAAATAATGGCAACAAAATGTCGTCTTTAAGCTGCGCAGAGTATAGCAGCGACTAGGAAGCGAGCGCAGCACCCAGCGACAGCGTGACCAATTGTCGCTGTACATCTCAAGGCATTCGCACAAGCTTTGCACATCCGCTAGCATGTAAGAGAGAACTCCGACTTATAAGTTTATTCGGAGCACTAATAGAGGTGGATCACCACCCAACAACCGTGACCAAACGTCAGACCGTGACGATAAGGAGAAATCATGGCTAATAAGAGCCGTCGTGACTTCATGCGCAACAGCATGTTAGGGCTCGCTGCCCTTCCGCTGGGTGCAGGTATTCTTTCCAAGACTGCTTTCGCTCAAGAGCTGCCGCGTCTTGATCCTTCCTCAAGTAACGCCCAAGCGCTTAACTACGTCGAAGACGCCAGTGAAGCAAGCGACCACCCGGCTTATGAAGAGGGCGAGCGCTGCGATAACTGCATGTTCTTCAATGCAGAGACACAAGGTTGCCAGCTGTTTCCTGAGAACAGTGTTGAGCCTGCGGGCTGGTGTCAGTCTTGGACTGCACAAGCCTAAACAGCTGCCGTTTAACGCGGATACTGCTGTACTAACAACTACCCCGCGCTTTGCGCGGGGTAGTTGTTTTTAAAGGGTTGTTTTGAGAAAGCCGATTTTCACCGAAGAGCGCTTAAGAAGCATGGCTCTCATCTTCAACCGGCCAGTGAAAACGTCGCGTCACTTGCCCCTCCTCCATTGAGACCAGATGAACCGGAAAACCCCATAGCTGCTGTAGATGGCGAATGACCGGATAAACGCTGCGCCCCAGCGGGCGGCGATTATCCTGCACGTGATGAAGCGTCAATGAGCGGTCCCCACGAATCGCCGCCTCGACCACTTGAATATTGGGCTCGCGAACGGAGAGCGCATACTGCGTTGCGAGCGCTTCACGAACCTGGCGATAGCCCTGTTCGTTATGTATCGCCGCTACTTCAAGTGCCTCTAACTGATCATCATCCACCACTAAAAACAGCTTATGGTCGCGCATCACCTTCGGCGAAAGAAACTGCTGAATAAACGACTCGTCCTTAAAGTTGCGCATCGCAAACTCCACCGTTTCCCGCCACGGTGTGCCCGCCACATCTGGAAACCACTCACGATCCTCGTCGGTAGGGTTCTCGCAGATGCGCTTAATATCCATAAAAATCGCGAAACCAAGCGCATACGGGTTAATCCCACTAAAGTGAGGGCTATCAAAGGCTGGCTGGTTAATCACAGCGGCGTGGGACTGCAAAAATTCCAGCATCAGCCCTTCATCGACATTGCCGTCGTCGTAGAGTCGATTCATTAACGTGTAGTGCCAGAAGCACGCCCAGCCCTCATTCATCACCTGCGTTTGCCGCTGGGGATAAAAATACTGCGCCAGCTTGCGCACAATTCGCACAATCTCACGCTGCCAAGGCGCCAGCAACGGGGCGTTTTTCTCAATAAAGTAGAGCAGATTTTCCTGCGGCTCTGAAGGGTAAAGCCCGCCGCTATGTAAGCCTAACGGGTCATCGCCATTGGCATTGTGCAAACTACCCGGCAGCGAAGGCTCACCAGTGGGTGGTTCGGGAATGGTTCGCCAGAGCATATTAACCTGGGTTTGTAGATAGGCTTCCCGCTCATCCTGGCGCTTCGCTTCCTCTTCTGCAGAAATCGGTGAGGGGCGTTTGTAGCGGTCAACACCGTAGTTTTGCAGCGCATGGCAAGCATCCAGCAGCTGCTCGACAGCCTGCACGCCGTGGCGCTCTTCGCACTGGGCGATATACTTACGTGCAAACACCAAGTAATCGACAATAGAAGAGGCATCCGTCCAAGTACGGAACAGGTAGTTACCTTTAAAAAAGGAGTTATGACCGTAGCAGGCGTGGGCCATAACCAACACCTGCATCATCAGCGTGTTCTCTTCCATCAAGTAGGCTATACAAGGGTCAGAGTTAATGACCAGCTCATAAGCCAGGCCCATCTGGCCGCGCTTGTAAGCCCCCTCAACGGCTAGAAACTGCTTTCCGAATGACCAGTGGTGGTAGCCCACCGGCATGCCCACGCTGGCGTAGGCATCCATCATCTGCTCCGTGGTGATCACTTCTATCTGATTGGGATAAGTATCCAGACGATACTCATCAGCGAGCCTTGCCAGTTCCGCATCGAAGCGCTCCAGCAGGTTGAAGTTCCAATCGGAGCCGGTGGCAATCGGCTTGCGCTTGCGGGTCGCACTCATAGCCCACTCCTCTATTACACGGTCACACGGTCACTAGCCTCTATACACGGCCACTAGGACTGGCTTAAGCGGCGTTTGAACAGCTCTCGAAAGACCGGATAAATATCGCCCGCCTCTATAATTTGCCGCATGGCAAAGCGTTCGGGAAATTCTTTGACCACACTTGCATACTCATGCCACAGCGATTGATGGTCGTGGGGCGTAATCTCAACGTAAGCGTAGTATTGCAACTGTGGCATTAGCTGTTTGATCAGCAAGTCGCGGCAAATATTCGAGTCGTCATCCCAGTTATCGCCATCGGAGGCTTGGGCCACATATAAATTCCACTGCCCCACTGGGTAACGCTTTTCAATGATCTTATTGACCAGATTCAGCGCACTGGAAACAATCGTGCCGCCGGTTTCCCGTGAGTAAAAAAACTCCTCCTCGCTAACTTCCCGGGCAGCGGTGTGGTGGCGCACAAACACCAGTTCGACTTTTTCGTAGTGTTTCTCCAAAAACAGATACAGCAGCAAGAAAAAGCGCTTAGCGATATCTTTATGGTTCTGGGTCATCGACCCCGAAACGTCCATGACACAAAACATGACCGCCTGATTAGAAGGCTGCGGCTGGGCGCTTAACTGGTGATAACGCAAGTCATAGGTATCAATGAACGGCACGCCGGCAATACGTTTTTCCAGACGCTCGATTTCAGTTTTCAGCTCGGCAATACGGGCCGGGTTACGCAATACCGGGTCTTTACGCTCTTCGGCTTCCAGGGCCTCCTGAGCTTCCTTAAGTGCCCGTTTAATCGGCGCGCGCATGGCAATGCGCCGAGCGTAGGCTTCGCGCATCGAACGGGTAATGCTGATCCGGGAAGGCACGCCATCTTTAGACAATCCCGCCCGCACCATTTTGACCTCTTCCAGCGACTTCAACGGCTTGCGCTGCAAGTGGGGCAGCTCAAGCCCGTCAAACACAAACTCTAGAAACTCCTCACGGCTGAGGGTGAAGGCGAACTCATCCACCCCTTCCCCCTGATTAGAGGCGCCGCCTTCCCCCGCACCACTGCCACCGCCCTGCCCGCTAGGGCGGCGTATTTTGTCGCCCGCTACAAACTCTTTGTTGCCTGGCGAGACGATATTGCGTGCCCCGCCCGGGCCATGCTGGAACACCGGCTCAGAGATATCCTTCGCCGGAATAGATATTTTTTCACCGCGCTCCATATCAGTAATGGAGCGGCGGTTAACGGCCTCTTCAACCGAACGCTTGATATGCTTGCGATAGCGCTCTAAAAAGCGCTGACGGTTCACCGCGCTTTTATGTTTAGCGTTAGGCCTTCGATCAATAAAGTAGGTCATACGACCTCCTTAGACGCTTTTCTTAAGCACTGTTTTAACAACAGTCCTTAACTATCCGTCCCTTACTGGGACTTACGCACGCGCAGGTACCACTCGGACAGTAATCGAACCTGTTTTTCGGTGTAGCCGCGATCCACCATCCGCGCCACAAAGTCTTCATGCTTCTTCTGGTCTGACCGGGAGGCCTTGGCATTGAACGAAATCACCGGCAGTAGCTCTTCGGTGTTGGCGAACATTTTGTGTTCGATAACGCCTTTCAGCTTTTCATACGACTGCCAGCTCGGATTCATGCCGTTATTTTGCGCCCGTGCCCGCAGCACAAAGTTAACCACCTCATGGCGGAAGTCTTTCGGGTTCGAAATACCCGCCGGTTTTTCGATTTTCTCCAGCTCCTCGTTTAACGACTGGCGGTTTAGCAGCTCGCCGGTTTCGTGGTCGCGGTACTCCTGATCCTGTATCCAGAAATCAGCGTAGGTCACATAGCGGTCGAAGATGTTTTGACCATATTCGCTGTAGGATTCGAGGTAAGCGGTTTGAATTTCCTTACCAATAAAGTCCACGTAGCGGGGCGCCATATACTCTTTGATGAAGCCCAAGTAGCGTTCAAATACTTCTGAGGGCAGCTGTTCACGCTCCAGTGCCTGCTCCAGCACATAAAGTAGATGCACCGGGTTGGCGGCCACTTCGGTGCTATCAAAGTTGAACACTTTGGAAAGAATCTTGAAGGCAAAACGGGTGGAGAGCCCTTGCATACCTTCATCAACCCCCGCCGCATCGCGATACTCCTGGATCGACTTGGCACGCGGGTCGGTGTCTTTCAGGTTTTCACCGTCGTACACGCGCATCTTGGAATAGATATTGGAGTTTTCTGGCGCTTTAAGCCGTGACAGCACCGAGAACTGCGCCAGCATGCGCAGCGTATCCGGCGCGCAGGGCGCGGCGTTTAGTGAAGAGTCCTCTAGTAGTTTTTGATAAATTTTGATCTCTTCGGAGACCCGCAGGCAGTAAGGCACCTTGACGATATAGACCCGATCAAGAAATGCCTCGTTGTTACGATTGTTGCGAAATGCCTGCCATTCGGACTCGTTAGAGTGCGCCAGGATCACCCCATCAAAGGGTATTGCTCCCATGCCTTCGGTGGGGTTGTAGTTGCCCTCCTGCGTCGCGGTGAGCAGTGGATGCAGCACCTTGATCGGCGCTTTGAACATCTCCACAAACTCCATCAACCCCTGATTGGAACGGCATAAGCCACCGGAGAAGCTATAGGCATCCGGGTCGTCCTGGGAGTAAAGCTCCAACTGGCGGATATCGACCTTACCCACCAGCGAGGAGATATCCTGGTTGTTCTCATCGCCCGGTTCGGTTTTCGAAATGGCAATTTGATTCAACCGTGAGGGGTACAAACGCACCACCCTAAACTGGGAAATATCACCGCCATACTCTTTAAGCCGCTTCGCCGCCCAGGGCGACATCACGCTGCGCAGATAACGCTGGGGAATACCGTACTCTTTCTCTAACAGCTCGCCATCCTCCTCGGGAGAGAACAAGCCAAGTGGCGACTCATAAACCGGCGAGCCCTTAATGGCATAGAACGGGATGCGCTCCATCAGTAACTTCAAGCGCTCTGCCAGTGATGACTTACCGCCACCCACTGGACCCAGCAGGTAGAGGATCTGCTTGCGCTCTTCAAGCCCTTGGGCAGCATGGCGGAAGTAGGCAACGATTTGCTCGATAGCCTCCTCCATACCGTGGAACTCTGCAAAAGCAGGGTAGCGGCGAATCACTTTGTTGGAAAAAATGCGTGACAGACGCGGGTCTTTCGCCGTGTCGATCACTTCAGGTTCGCCTATGGCTTCCAGCATGCGCTCGGCGGCGCTGGCATAAACCTTCGAGTCACGGCGGCAAAGCGCCAAGTACTCCTCAAGGCTCATGTCTTCTTGCTGAACGCGGGCAAATCGGTCTTGAACGTGATCAAAGATGCTCATGGAACTCTCCTGTGGCCTAACCCCAGGCAGCCACCGCCAAGCCAAGTGTTTCGCAACGGTGTGCCAAACGAGGTGTCGCTTTTTTTAGCGTAGTCAGCATTAGCAAAAAGTGATGACTAAAACCTTCAACGCAGCGGCGATACAGTTAAGAGAATTATTCAGGGGATTAGTTGCGTTAAATAAAGCAACGGGCGACGAAAGGGAGCGCACTAGAGCAGTTACGCCGCTGCCAGGGCAACGGCGTAACTAGATGGCAGGTACTAAACAGCGGCAAAAGAGGTGCTGTTTTCGCGTTTAACGCTCAAGCACGGCACGAATATCCGCTAATAACTCATCAAGTAATTCAACGGTGGTGTTCCAGGCACATACAAATCGGGCACCGCCAGCGCCAATAAAGGTATAGAAGGTCCAGCCTTTGGCTTTCAACGCTTCAATTGCCGGGAGTGGCAATTCAACGAAAACGCTGTTGGCCTGGGTAGGGAACATCAGAGAGACACCCGGCAACGCCTGCAGGCCTTCTGAGAGGTAGCTCGCCATGGCATTGGCGTGTTGGGCATTGGTTAACCAGGCGCCGCTTTCTAACAACCCTAACCACGGCGCTGAGATAAAGCGCATTTTCGATGCCAGCTGGCCTGCCTGCTTGCAGCGGTAGGAGAAATCTTCGGCTAACTCACGGTTAAAAAACAGGATCGCTTCGCCAAACGCTAGACCGTTCTTGGTACCTGAAAAACACAGCGCATCCACGCCCACCTGCCAGGTCAGTTCAGCGGGAGTGGCATTTAGACTTGCACAGGCGTTGGCAAAGCGGGCACCGTCCATATGCAACCGCAGGTCATGTTTATCAGCAATGGCGCGAATCGCCATCAGCTCTTCGCGGGAATAAAGCGTGCCCACTTCGGTCGCTTGGGTCAGCGAGACCACTTTGGGTTTGGGGTAGTGAATATCGCTGCGCTTGGTGACCAGCGCCTCGATACCTTCCGGGGTAAGCTTGCCATTGGCGCCGGGTGAGGTCAGCAGTTTTGCGCCGTTTGAGAAAAACTCCGGGCCACCACACTCGTCGGTTTCGATATGCGCCAGCTCATGACAAATAACGCTGTGGTAGCTACGTCCCATCGCTGAAAGGGCCAGTGAGTTAGCAGCGGTGCCGTTGAAAACGAAGAAGACGTCACAGTCATAGTCAAACATTTCGCGGAAGCGATCTGCGGCACGGGCCGTCCAGGTATCGTTACCGTAAGCCAAATCATCGCTGCGGTTGGCTTCTAATAGATATTCCATCGCCTCCGGGCAAATACCGGAGGTGTTATCACTGGCTAAAAAACGCGGGCTACACTCCGAGGTCATGACAGTTGTCCTTATATCTGGCGATCTTACGGCACAGGCTGGGTGCCACCAGTGCCTTTAATGCCTAGCTATGCTTAATAGCCAGGCCAAGAAATCCCTTAATAACAGGACATTTAGTCTATCGCCATTTATGGGTTAACGTCACCCGCGCTTTTAAGCTCTTCCTTATAAAGAGATTTTCATGCGCTCTTTTTACAAGCTTGCCGCTAAACGGGTGCCCTGCTCAATCGCCCGTTTGGCATCCAGTTCGCTGGCTTCATCGGCACCGCCAATAATGTGCACCGCTACTTTTGCCTGCTCCAGCGGCGCCAGTAACTCCCGCACCGACTCTTGCCCGGCGCACACCACCACGCTGTCTACCGCCAACACTTGATCAACGCCCTCGCGGCGAATATGCAGCCCTTGGTCGTCGATTTTCAGGTACTCGCAGCCCGTTAGCGTGGTGACCCCACGGGCTTTAAGCGAGGCGCGGTGCACCCAGCCCGTGGTTTTACCCAGGTTTTTACCCGGTTTGGAGCTTTTTCGCTGCAGCATCACGATCTCGCGGGGAACGTCTGGCGGTGTCGGT includes the following:
- the rnr gene encoding ribonuclease R; translation: MKYWTLSDDPHAEREAHKYGNPAPSREYLLAALETYGKPITHENMSRLLGLEDEELIEAVRRRLAAMERDGQVLRDRRGAYALIDKLDLVKGKVLGHRDGFGFLLRDDGKKPDLVLPPRQMRRVFHGDHVLVRVSGRDRRGRDEATIADVIARNTQTIVGVYRSNTPEFGILIPENPRITQEVIIPHSACGGAKDGQVISAKIVQQPATRVQPVGEVIEVLGERMDPGMEIDIAIRSYDIPAEFPPEVLDQIAGISAEVLEEDKQHRVDLRDVPLVTIDDESAKDFDDAVCAWKTKSGSWKLLVAIADVSHYVRPGTPLDDEGRTRGNSVYFPGQVVPMLPELLSNGLCSLNPHVDRLVLVCEMNISQTGAISRYRFYEAVMNSHARLTYNKVAAILDEQSEEGEALRAEHSELVKPLKNLEELYYLLREARAERGAIDFDTTETAIIFNDERKIEKIVPRSRNNAHKLIEECMLAANVATARFLDKHDLPALYRIHERPTPERLDKLRLFLNELGLAVGGGDMPTPQDYQALRETIADRPDFDIIQTVMLRSMNQAVYSPQNEGHFGLAYQAYAHFTSPIRRYPDLLVHRAIRSVIRGPRQTNTVLRVEGSPVEPPSKWCPYTFEQMLELGEHCSMTERRADEATRDVESWLKCEFMSDKLGEMFEGTIASVTQFGLFVRLDEFFVEGLVHVTSLPSDYYHYEAEKHRLKGERTGTTYRLGDGLTVQVARVDMDDRKIDFGLGDEKPRPRRQPRKSRGGEGGAGAKSAGVKGNSAKAAGDKPSSSEKPTTRRGPRRTRNGPRKPSPNKG
- a CDS encoding DNA/RNA non-specific endonuclease codes for the protein MGTSLSSWRRQGRRLGIAVLFVAVGTGLWEFQERQHKDAYTWMGVPTWEEFRPTTIHRVLRNDGYLVGWSDVRVNPLWVSYQVEAVDDSSIGSRPNFQADWRTLWPVGTDSYAGSGYDRGHLAPNYAIAAVHGRSAQVDTFLMSNMTPQRPQLNRQLWQRLEEVVMDHFAPRFDRLQVITGPVFPERFMDNVFNRVGLVEVPEAFYKIIVAPHNEAPLALAFIMPQDVRGNEPLDDYLVTIDDIETRTGLNFFPELTTEVESVLEGELRVQGWALEEVARRPGRFQ
- a CDS encoding Lrp/AsnC family transcriptional regulator → MQNAVILINTDKGQVKAVAERLADVEGISEVYSTCGRYDLVAIARTRDFESLAELVTERLNAVEGISDTETLNAMQVHSRHDLETMFSLGW
- a CDS encoding high-potential iron-sulfur protein, which produces MANKSRRDFMRNSMLGLAALPLGAGILSKTAFAQELPRLDPSSSNAQALNYVEDASEASDHPAYEEGERCDNCMFFNAETQGCQLFPENSVEPAGWCQSWTAQA
- a CDS encoding SpoVR family protein, which encodes MSATRKRKPIATGSDWNFNLLERFDAELARLADEYRLDTYPNQIEVITTEQMMDAYASVGMPVGYHHWSFGKQFLAVEGAYKRGQMGLAYELVINSDPCIAYLMEENTLMMQVLVMAHACYGHNSFFKGNYLFRTWTDASSIVDYLVFARKYIAQCEERHGVQAVEQLLDACHALQNYGVDRYKRPSPISAEEEAKRQDEREAYLQTQVNMLWRTIPEPPTGEPSLPGSLHNANGDDPLGLHSGGLYPSEPQENLLYFIEKNAPLLAPWQREIVRIVRKLAQYFYPQRQTQVMNEGWACFWHYTLMNRLYDDGNVDEGLMLEFLQSHAAVINQPAFDSPHFSGINPYALGFAIFMDIKRICENPTDEDREWFPDVAGTPWRETVEFAMRNFKDESFIQQFLSPKVMRDHKLFLVVDDDQLEALEVAAIHNEQGYRQVREALATQYALSVREPNIQVVEAAIRGDRSLTLHHVQDNRRPLGRSVYPVIRHLQQLWGFPVHLVSMEEGQVTRRFHWPVEDESHAS
- a CDS encoding YeaH/YhbH family protein, which produces MTYFIDRRPNAKHKSAVNRQRFLERYRKHIKRSVEEAVNRRSITDMERGEKISIPAKDISEPVFQHGPGGARNIVSPGNKEFVAGDKIRRPSGQGGGSGAGEGGASNQGEGVDEFAFTLSREEFLEFVFDGLELPHLQRKPLKSLEEVKMVRAGLSKDGVPSRISITRSMREAYARRIAMRAPIKRALKEAQEALEAEERKDPVLRNPARIAELKTEIERLEKRIAGVPFIDTYDLRYHQLSAQPQPSNQAVMFCVMDVSGSMTQNHKDIAKRFFLLLYLFLEKHYEKVELVFVRHHTAAREVSEEEFFYSRETGGTIVSSALNLVNKIIEKRYPVGQWNLYVAQASDGDNWDDDSNICRDLLIKQLMPQLQYYAYVEITPHDHQSLWHEYASVVKEFPERFAMRQIIEAGDIYPVFRELFKRRLSQS
- a CDS encoding PrkA family serine protein kinase translates to MSIFDHVQDRFARVQQEDMSLEEYLALCRRDSKVYASAAERMLEAIGEPEVIDTAKDPRLSRIFSNKVIRRYPAFAEFHGMEEAIEQIVAYFRHAAQGLEERKQILYLLGPVGGGKSSLAERLKLLMERIPFYAIKGSPVYESPLGLFSPEEDGELLEKEYGIPQRYLRSVMSPWAAKRLKEYGGDISQFRVVRLYPSRLNQIAISKTEPGDENNQDISSLVGKVDIRQLELYSQDDPDAYSFSGGLCRSNQGLMEFVEMFKAPIKVLHPLLTATQEGNYNPTEGMGAIPFDGVILAHSNESEWQAFRNNRNNEAFLDRVYIVKVPYCLRVSEEIKIYQKLLEDSSLNAAPCAPDTLRMLAQFSVLSRLKAPENSNIYSKMRVYDGENLKDTDPRAKSIQEYRDAAGVDEGMQGLSTRFAFKILSKVFNFDSTEVAANPVHLLYVLEQALEREQLPSEVFERYLGFIKEYMAPRYVDFIGKEIQTAYLESYSEYGQNIFDRYVTYADFWIQDQEYRDHETGELLNRQSLNEELEKIEKPAGISNPKDFRHEVVNFVLRARAQNNGMNPSWQSYEKLKGVIEHKMFANTEELLPVISFNAKASRSDQKKHEDFVARMVDRGYTEKQVRLLSEWYLRVRKSQ
- a CDS encoding low specificity L-threonine aldolase, yielding MTSECSPRFLASDNTSGICPEAMEYLLEANRSDDLAYGNDTWTARAADRFREMFDYDCDVFFVFNGTAANSLALSAMGRSYHSVICHELAHIETDECGGPEFFSNGAKLLTSPGANGKLTPEGIEALVTKRSDIHYPKPKVVSLTQATEVGTLYSREELMAIRAIADKHDLRLHMDGARFANACASLNATPAELTWQVGVDALCFSGTKNGLAFGEAILFFNRELAEDFSYRCKQAGQLASKMRFISAPWLGLLESGAWLTNAQHANAMASYLSEGLQALPGVSLMFPTQANSVFVELPLPAIEALKAKGWTFYTFIGAGGARFVCAWNTTVELLDELLADIRAVLER